A genomic region of Eucalyptus grandis isolate ANBG69807.140 chromosome 5, ASM1654582v1, whole genome shotgun sequence contains the following coding sequences:
- the LOC108959489 gene encoding LOW QUALITY PROTEIN: subtilisin-like protease 4 (The sequence of the model RefSeq protein was modified relative to this genomic sequence to represent the inferred CDS: inserted 1 base in 1 codon), with product MVHSYRHVVSGFAAKLTAEEAKDIRNRDGVLYVRPERVLSLHTTRTPEFLGLRQEVGLWKDSNFGKGVIIGVLDSGISPQHSSFSGEGLPPPPAKWKGKCIFNDTSCNNKLIGARSFAYGGSIRQLMMXGHGTHTASTAAGAFVKNASALGNAKGTAAGIAPLAHLAIYQVCGISGCLEADILAGLDAAIEDGVDVISLSVGGDSYPFFQDGIAKASFAAIQKGIFVSSSAGNMGPYNYSLSNEAPWLLNVGASTIDRRIKATARLGNGKEFDGETVYQPQDFDSTLLPLVDPARKGENSSAFCFPGSLKDRSDLKGKVVVCSVGSGVARVDKGQEVKDAGGAAMILVNSPLEGATTLADKHVLPAVHVGYDAGREIKSYLSTTSAPKATILFKGTDIGRSVAPVVASFSSRGPNYQSQGILKPDIIGPGVNILAAWPVSLDNSTDDKHSFNVISGTSMSCPHLSGVAALLKSAHPDWSPAAIKSALITTASTSDTKGQPILDQSLNPANIFTTGAGHVNPSKAVDPGLIYDIEPQDYIPYLCGLNYTDSEIELIVKEKVTCSSTGRIPDYQLNYPSISLSFESSVTKFNVTRRVRNVGPANSSYKVVTDPITGLNSIGVYPSNLEFTKVNETASFSVDFTRNKTATPPLAQGAITWVSAKHSVRIPVAVVF from the exons ATGGTTCATTCATACCGACATGTGGTATCCGGGTTCGCGGCCAAATTGACCGCCGAGGAAGCTAAAGACATTCGGAACAGGGACGGTGTTTTGTACGTGCGTCCGGAGAGGGTGCTCTCTCTACACACAACTCGCACCCCCGAGTTCTTGGGATTGCGCCAAGAAGTTGGGCTCTGGAAGGACTCCAACTTCGGCAAGGGCGTGATCATCGGAGTACTGGACTCAGGGATATCTCCCCAGCACTCTTCCTTCAGCGGCGAGGGGTTGCCACCGCCCCCGGCCAAATGGAAGGGCAAGTGCATCTTCAACGACACATCCTGCAACAACAAGCTCATCGGTGCGAGGTCCTTCGCTTACGGGGGATCTATCCGCCAACTGATGA TGGGCCATGGCACACACACTGCCAGCACAGCTGCGGGTGCTTTTGTGAAGAATGCCAGCGCACTCGGTAATGCCAAAGGCACGGCCGCAGGTATAGCGCCTCTTGCGCATTTGGCAATCTACCAGGTTTGTGGTATTAGTGGGTGCCTTGAGGCCGACATATTAGCTGGGTTGGATGCGGCCATCGAGGACGGTGTCGATGTAATTTCCCTCTCTGTCGGAGGAGATTCCTATCCGTTCTTCCAGGATGGGATTGCAAAAGCTTCATTTGCCGCCATCCAAAAGGGCATCTTCGTGAGCAGCTCCGCGGGGAATATGGGGCCATACAACTACTCGTTGTCAAACGAGGCACCGTGGCTTCTCAACGTGGGAGCCAGCACCATAGACCGCAGGATAAAGGCCACGGCGCGGCTGGGGAACGGGAAGGAGTTCGATGGGGAGACCGTGTACCAACCGCAAGACTTCGATTCAACGCTACTTCCCCTGGTTGATCCAGCACGAAAAGGAGAAAACTCCTCGGCCTTTTGCTTTCCCGGATCACTAAAAGACCGCTCGGACctcaaaggaaaagtggtcgTGTGCTCCGTAGGCAGCGGTGTTGCGCGAGTCGACAAAGGTCAAGAGGTCAAGGATGCAGGTGGTGCGGCCATGATCCTCGTGAACAGTCCTCTGGAGGGAGCCACCACCCTTGCCGATAAGCATGTCCTACCCGCTGTCCATGTGGGATATGACGCGGGGAGAGAGATCAAGAGCTACCTAAGCACCACCTCAGCGCCAAAGGCCACGATCCTATTCAAAGGCACTGACATCGGGAGATCGGTCGCCCCGGTTGTAGCATCCTTCTCTTCCCGTGGCCCCAACTACCAAAGCCAGGGCATCCTCAAACCGGACATCATCGGCCCGGGGGTGAACATTCTCGCCGCCTGGCCAGTTAGTTTAGACAATTCTACGGACGATAAGCACTCATTCAACGTGATCTCCGGGACCTCCATGTCCTGCCCCCACCTCAGTGGTGTGGCGGCACTGCTCAAGAGCGCACACCCCGACTGGTCGCCAGCGGCCATCAAGTCCGCCCTCATTACCACTGCCTCCACCTCCGACACGAAGGGCCAACCCATCTTGGACCAGTCGCTCAATCCAGCAAACATATTCACCACTGGCGCCGGACATGTCAACCCATCAAAGGCTGTTGACCCGGGTCTCATTTACGACATCGAACCGCAAGATTACATTCCTTACCTTTGTGGGCTCAACTACACCGACTCCGAAATCGAGCTCATAGTTAAAGAAAAAGTCACATGCTCGAGCACTGGGAGAATACCCGATTACCAGCTCAACTATCCATCGATCAGCTTGAGTTTTGAGAGTTCGGTGACGAAGTTTAACGTGACGAGGAGGGTGAGGAACGTCGGACCTGCTAACTCGTCTTACAAGGTGGTTACCGACCCCATCACGGGTCTCAACTCAATTGGCGTGTACCCGAGTAATCTAGAGTTCACGAAGGTGAACGAGACAGCGAGTTTCAGCGTTGACTTCACAAGGAATAAGACGGCGACCCCGCCCCTTGCTCAAGGCGCGATCACGTGGGTATCTGCTAAGCATTCAGTTCGAATCCCTGTCGCCGTTGTCTTTTAG
- the LOC104446234 gene encoding serine carboxypeptidase-like 34, translated as MSGQGCSSVGFGEAQELGPFLVTNGPDGPAQRFNNFTWNEAANLLFLDSPVGVGFSYNNATVEHGDDNTARDARAFLLNWLRRFPQYRMSDVFIAGDGYAGHLKQQLAEAIYNGNQNATPDTSINLKGAIVGNPNMNVETDFMGMIDYAWGQALISDDLHSLIEAKCDFSNRYLIKYCSILLDEYNKLYEIINMDSLYSATCPLDQLFAGHNVGYDPS; from the exons ATGTCAGGCCAAGGCTGCAGTTCTGTTGGGTTCGGAGAGGCCCAAGAGCTTGGCCCATTTCTCGTGACAAATGGGCCCGACGGCCCGGCCCAGAGATTCAACAACTTTACTTGGAACGAAG CCGCGAATCTGTTGTTCCTCGATTCACCCGTTGGTGTCGGGTTTTCGTACAACAATGCCACCGTAGAGCATGGCGACGACAATACAG CTAGAGATGCCCGTGCATTTCTCCTAAATTGGTTAAGAAGGTTTCCGCAGTACAGAATGAGCGATGTCTTCATAGCAGGAGACGGCTATGCAG GGCACTTGAAACAGCAGCTTGCCGAGGCAATCTACAATGGGAATCAAAACGCAACTCCAGACACCTCTATTAATCTTAAAGGCGCGATC GTAGGAAATCCAAACATGAATGTCGAGACGGATTTCATGGGGATGATCGATTATGCATGGGGGCAAGCACTGATTTCAGACGATCTCCACAGTTTAATTGAGGCCAAATGCGACTTCAGTAACAGATATTTGATCAAATACTGTTCTATCCTACTTGACGAGTACAACAAACTGTACGAGATAATTAACATGGATAGTTTGTACTCCGCCACCTGTCCGCTTGATCAACTCTTCGCCGGCCATAACGTAGGCTACGACCCCTCATGA